TCTCATTTTCTCCGAAGTAGGAACATCAGTAAAATAGCACTCAGGAGTATACATAGGGTGCACACGGTTGGAACTACAATCTCAGTCACCATCTCCATATGATTGATGAGAGGATCTAAGTCAAAACAAAAAGACATGATGCAAATAATCCTTTAATTATTTGAGAAATAATTTGTTTGCACTATATCAAGTGAATTTATTTAATATGTGATAaaattattttatcatgtgcccattctttaaatttaaataaaaactaaAACATCTGTTACTGAGAATATTGACTGCAGTGTTATTGCTCAGCTAGTTTTTATGCAAGATCTCATAACTGAAGCATTAAATTCCTTTGAAGCACAAACTACAGATAGAGATACAACCTTGATAGGTTTACAGATTAGAAGTTTGAGCTTTTCCAGTAGTAATGTCATAGGAATATAGAAATTATATCTTGAAACCACTCAAAAGTATCTTTGATTATTTTCCTTTTAATGTATTTGGATTGTGCGTGTAAATTTCAGCAGAACATGAGAGGTACTGAGCTAATAACCTATTTGAATTAAAGCATCCTAAGCATGTTCCTTGCCATTTCTAATTCTCTGACTCGGGTCCATGTAACCAAATATCTTTGAGTCAATCATTTAAAGAGGTCAGCTACTCTCACATGTCTTCATTGCCTATTTTCTGGTTTTTTTCCTTGTCTAATCCTTGTTCCCCTTTTCAAGACCCGTACATGCTTTCTCAATTGCTCCCCACTGAGCTTATTTATATCTTGCTGCCATGGGCGCCTGGACCCAGTTTATAGCCACCATCtgttctttctttaaaaaaaagcgaCTCCCAGATTACGGCTCTGTTGCTTCATCAAGAACAACAAACCCAAGTCTTTCTATCATGGACATTTTAATCTTCTAATGGCACCCTCCTTGTCAGTCTTGTGGGTTTACTTTTCTCCTCTCCTGCATCTCCAACCAGGGTCTATACAACCTCATGTAATTCTCTGCCCATCATATTTATTCATTTTGTATGTGTTTATTGAAGTTTTTAGGGCTTGGAAGTAAATCTGGTCGGCTTCACTGTTTGTACAATATATAGCCCTTTCTGAAAACTTTATTCTAGCTGTATTTTTGGCACCTGTAGATTTGCTTTTCCGACTCTACCCAGCAAGTTTTTCAGCTTTTTTCACTTTGCAGGTGGTGCTTTTGTGGTACTGAatctggtgttgtctgtatggagtttacatgtacatcccaaagacataccagtaggttaattggctcctttaAATTTCTCTTGTGTAGATTTAAGAGAAACAGAGGGAattagggggaggggaagggcggATGATAATGGACCTGTGAGAGAAAATATGAAGCAGGGAAATAAGTTTTTTGGGGAAGAATGGGTTTGCTTTGAGATGTGGCACAGATAAAATGTGCCAACTGGCTCCTGCTGTTATAATCCAGCAACCCAAGAATTTGAAAGTTGTCTGATATTGTGATTTTATAAACCAAACAACTCAACTAGCAGAAAACAAATCATTTTAGTTTAAAACAATATAATATTTTAAATGGGAAAGCATTAAAATCAAAATGCCCAACTTTTCAAAATAATTACTCAACGTGATTATTTTAGAGAAATTGTAAATACGAAAGGACAAAGTAATCTCAACCTATTTTAGCCATGATTTGTAACCTAAAAGGCTAATGTGCACATCTTTCTTTGTTGCTTTCAAGACTTGATCTTGGCACTAAAAAAATGACATCAAGCCCTTTATACCTAAACTTCATCATGCACTGGCCAAACTGTTGGCAAATGTGCCTGCTTCTCATTTGTTCCGTCTGTTCTTCCAGCTGAAAAGCGCAAACAGAAAAGAACCCATTAGCCCATTAGTGGACCTCCTATACCTTCCTGCAATTTTAAATATAGTAATGTCAGTGTCACTTTAAAAGTACTATAGAAAATGGTGCATAGGTCAACCGAGTGTTTGTGGAAATTAGTAAATGTATGGAGAATATAACCTTGAGTGGTGCAACATgttctgtggtgtgtgtgtttaatAGTGTTAGGATTAGtagaatttatttttcaaaatattaaTTATTGATGTATGTATTGTCATGTTTATTTCAAGTAAAGTGTAATGGAATCAGAAGAATGCAGTTGTAAAACATAAGCCAGTATATTATTATGGAATCATTGGAATTTCAAAACATgagttttttttaacaaaaatgcTTTTATGTAGGGGGAAAATTTATTTTGAACCCCAGAAATCTTTATCTTAAAATTAACGTTCTTAAAAGCAGGTAGAGGTTGCTGCCTATTGTGATGTGTGCATTAGATTTTATGGTCCCtttaaggagaaaaaaaaaacaatggcctTTCCTGTCCTAATGTGAACTGATTATAAAGTAACTGAAAACCAAAATGAAAAAGGCTACAGACAGCTGGGAAGTGAGTAACTTAAATAGTTCCATTTCTAATTGGTTGATGATGTCCGTTGTAACAAATTTCATTTATTCTCTGAATTTTTAATGAAATGGGATATGTTCCTTTTGTGAATGGGGTATCTTCATTTTGCAAATAGAGGAATGGTCTGATGTAGCTGCAAATTAAATCTTTCCATCTAGATAGTGGCATTGTTTCAATATTATAGTTTGGTTTATGCTTTATTTGGAATTTGGAGTCAAAGCAATAGTTAATTCACTGCTGATAATTTGTAGAGAACTATGAAACATTTTGTTGACTGGAATAGAGAAAGTGGTGACAATTTCTTAATACAGTCAATTTGTGAAGGTACGGAAACGTCTACTTGACCAAGGTAGCCATTTTGCTCATTCATAGTTACCCAACTTTTCTGTTGCCTAGTACAAACCTTATTTTTGATCATTCAAGTCAGCTGATGTAGTCATTCATAACCTGTGAGTAAATCAAGCTTTGCCATGCTTCTGTTTCCCTGTCCACGTAATCTATATTTCAGGGTTATTCTGCAGATAATAACTTTTGTGTTACTTTTGCAATATTTTATAATTGGGAGGTTTTGCACTGAATTAATTGCTGTGTTTTCCCCCCCATTCTAACAAAAAATCTCAGACCTGAATCATTTACTATTTCTCTTCACACAGATGATGCTTGACTGTGTGTGTATTTCCAAGTATTTTCAGCTTTTaacttgtaaaattgtcctttagtttagcttaatgtGACCTTTTATGGGATGGTTAGAAAACACCGTATGTGATGCTGTGGATGGGATTgtactggagagagtgcagaggagattcaccacaaTGTTGCCCGATTATAGGATTCtagctatggggagagattggataggctgggcccattttccctggagcacaggaggctgtgggTCAACtcgaaataaatatataaaaatagaaGAAGCGTAGCAGGGTAGGTAGTGCAAAACTGTTTTTCCTATGGTaggtgtatcatagaaacatagaaataaggtgcaggagtaggccatatggcccatcgagccagcactgccattcattgtgatcatccaaaatcggtaccccgtacctgctttctccccatataccttgattccattagcccaaagcgctatatcaaactctcttgaaaacattcagtgaattggcccccactgccttctgtggcagagaattctacagattgacaactctctggctgaaagttcttcctcatctcagtcctaaatggcctaccccttattcttaaacaaagacccctggttctggacatccccaacatcaggaacatttttgctgcatctggcatgtccaatcccttaagaattgtatttgtttctataacattccctctcatccttctaaattccagtgaatacaagcccagtcgatccattctttcatcatatgttagtcctgccatcccgggaattaacctgatgaacctacgctgcacttcgtATCAAAAACAAGGGCATAGGTTTCAGTTaagaggtaagagatttaaagaGGACCGTAGTGGATTTTTTTATTCCACAGAGTGACTGATATATGGAACGCCCTGCCAGAGGAGGGCGGTGTAATCAGATACATTcactttaagaggcatttagacagacagttAAAAAGGCATGGCATGGAAGGTGTGGCCTTAATGCTGGAGATGTGGTCAGATgaccccatttctgtgctgtttgactcatACTCTGGCTAATGCATATTCCAAGGTATTTACAGCAGGCAATAATAGTGAGCTGCCACTGTCTGATGCTAATCAAATAGAATGGATGGGCATTGTTACTGAATAACACTCCTTCCCATATTTTGATAAACACACACAACTGTTCTTTGTCGAACGGGGAGTGGGAGGGTGATTACTTGAGTTATATAAATAATTACATCACTTCTTTGTGTTCTGCAAAGAAGCAGAGGGACCTTTGTGTCCCATAAGGTGAAATATCATCAGCTAGGCAGCCCAGAAAAAAGACAATGGTATAATTACTACATTTGTGCTCTGGCTAGAGCAGACATTGATGGGCTTTGTTGCCTTGCTCCTAAATGTGCTTCTAACGCCTTTGTGACGATGTTCACCTACCTGCAGCAAGCAGTGCATTGGTGGTTGAGCACGTCTCAGCGGCCTTACGCAGCCAGTTTTCAATCTACCCAAAGAAAAGTGGAAAGTTTGTTTAATCACCATCATTTGGATAAAAACCAACATTCTGCTGCCGTGGGGAGGAAAAACAATGTTATGGTAAACAAAACATGggaggtggccagtgggggaggtcgggagggagagtgggggtgtgggataggggggaggtgaggagtggggtacggaggggagagaagttatggagggagggagtgaaggtaggggaaaggagagggagggagaggtgagggatgagggggaatggaggaggataggtgtAGAAAGAGGGATGGGAGGtgaagttgggggagggttgccatgactcgcgtcacaacggggatccctggcgtcacaatgggaatgggtgagtggtggaatattgcgttggtggaacgGGGCTCGACCGGTCTCACTTGGCCGAGTAATCACGGAAAGTGAGTATTATTGTTGTTAATTAAATAAACTGTGGTACTCACTTCTCTCTGGTTGGGAAATCCATTGGAGCTGATCATCTTCCTGTAATATTGAACTGAAGCCTTGGGATACCTTCTCTTGTGTTTGGTTTTAAAATCAATGTAGTAAAGGCCAAATCTTTCTGAATACCCTTCATCCCATTCAAAATTATCCAGCAGTGACCAGGATGTGTAACCCTTCACTTGAGCACCATCTTTCACAGCTGCAATGTTTcaaaaccacatgtgattataAACACAACGATTTGATATAGcatcaggaaatgctggaaactcatCATCATCTCATGAGTATTTGCATGAAGAAAAATTCAGATAATACATACATAGCAATGTTTCAGTCAGAAAAAAAGGTTTAGGTCCCAACCACTGTGAATTTTGTTTACTTTGGTTGAATGATACTAAAATAACTACAAATCATGTTTTTCTCAAAAAGGCTATCAGGATTGATTGTTCTCAATTGCAGCATCTAAAAATATGAGCAGATGTTTATTTATTGATAAGAGATAAAGTAGCCATTtctcctatctttgtatcatctctcTCTGCCTATCGTAATCAAATCAGTTCTctcccctgctttctctccctgaCTGTCTTCTCCATCTTCACTCTTATGTTCCTTTTTCTCTCGCTGCCTTCCGTCATGCTCACCCTcgttctctttctctgtctcatcGTTTTTTACTCTAGCTGCTGCATGGTGGATTTTGTTTGATTTTGTTGAACGATGTAGAGCAAACACTGCTACCACCTGCCTCTCCACTGTCATGGCAAATTTGCCGTAAGAATAGAGCTTTAGTGGTCTGGGTCTGTATTGTCACgcaagaatgagaggtgatctcattgaagttTTGATAAAATACCTGTCAGCCTTGACAGCTGTATGCAGGTTAGTTCCACTTGCTGAGGAGTTTAATCGATTTCTGGATACAAAGGGAGTTGAGGGATAAGGAGATAGTGCAGGAAAACTATGCTGAGGGAGATCAGCTAAGATTATGAAAGGTTGAATGGACTACTACTCCTAATTCTTATGTTCCTCAACTTATTTAGAATCTGTATAATTTAAACAATTTTTTGCAACAAAATGTTCATAACAACATCCAAATATGCAAGATATATGGAGGCACTAGTACCAAAATGTTAGATGATTTCTGTAATTAACACACTTTGAGGCTGCAGGAATATGCAATCGCCATGCGAACagtacccgagatcaggattggaTCCAGGCTACTGAAGGTGTGATGTACTAATTGCTGCAACAACGTCCCTACTAACCTTCAGCAGACTAGAAaatttcatttaaaaacaaattcacGTCTTCTAATTTTTGTTCACTCCCATGGGGGAATAACAACCGCAATTAATTCATATTAATGTATTATCATGGAAAATGCCTTATTTAGATAATGAAGACCTACCTTTaagaatctcattaacataattaTTCATGTACTGTATTCGCCACTTATCACACAACTCAGTACACTGCCATTTCTCCGACACTCCATTTTCTGTCACATAGATCCTAGGGTTACCATATCGACTCTGAAACAAATCAGAAAACAAAAGTGTTGCaaatcaaatatttcattcccaaatttcaaatttattgttAGTCGAACTCATCCAGACTGACTTTTTTATTTTAAAGCCAGGCTTGACAGAAAGCCGAACATGTCTTGCATTGTTGACCAATTGTAAATAAGCCAATTCTGCTGGAGTGAACTATTACATTGTGTATTGTTTTAAATGCgtgtggtgattttttttttgtacaaagaGCTAGAGATTTCTGAACAAATGAAGTTGCTGTGTGCAAATTCCCACAACTATGTATGGTATTTATGACTGGAAAGCAATTTGTTTGTTCAGCACCTTTGGATCGTAATTAGTGAGGAATCACAAAAAGTCGTTTTTCCAAATAATATGCAATTTATGAgaccaaccttttttttttttttttccagatgcaCTTATCGCAGGAGCTTACACATGCCCTTCACCTCAAATCTATGATAGCACAATTAAATGTCTGAAATGTCTCCCTGGAATTTTCTGTTATTTTTGCTGTTTATGTATTTCATGTTGTTCTGCTTCTTttattaaaaacatattttctaAACTTCTATGTGATTTAAAAATGATGCTGGAtatggtgttcattttccaaagCTTCAGTTAGAAGCCTGATTCTGAGTCTGTGTTATAGTCCCGGTACAAGTGTGGATAGATTGTCCACGGTTGTCACAGTGGCAGATGGATGAAGCTTCTTCAGCACCACGTCCCAATCTTGTGATCTTGACAACCCAAAAGATCTTGGAACAAAAGTGGcaatgctggaagaattcagccaGTTAAGAAGCATCTGTGAAGTGAGAAATCAGTTAATGTTTTGGTtatgaagggtcttcaacctgaagtATTAACTGGTtactctttccatagatgcagctTGATTGGTTGAGTTCAACACCATTTCTGTTTTAAAATCAAACACTTCCGTCTGGTGGATGGAATCTAACTTTCCCTCCATCTTGAACCTGTTGCTATTCTTTTATTATCTTTGAGAATGTTAAAATGAAGGAACTGCCGCCTACCTAAAGTACTGAGGGAATACCTCCACCACTAGGACTAGAGTGGCACAGAGATAGATGACCACCATCTTCCTGGGCAACGGGATGACGTAAATTCTGGGTGAGGTGGTGAAACTTATTTTTTAAGAAGATTTTCAAAACTAATGGTGCATTTGTTCTCGTACTTCCATAATGCAGCATGAACCCAACTGTAATAATAAGGGAATAAAATAGTTCAGGAATTGTGCTTTTTTGTTTGCCATTCATATATACAGCTCACTAATTCCTTATCCACCTCTTCCTATTCCACCTCTTTTCTCTAACCTTGCAAATTATTCCTTACCATAAATATGCAGTACCGAAGACGATATAGACCTGCCTTGACCACATCTACAGATAATGCATTACAGATTCCAACCACGTtatgtacaaaaaaaaaatcctcttgtgCCTTCTATCTTATTTTATGCCCATAACCTCTATTTCCCGGGGCCCTTCAACAGTGATACATCCTCCCACTATCAACTCTGTCCTGAcccttcatcattttatatactttaatCTTTTCAACTGGAAAGGGACAGTTGCAATTTCTCCAATCTTTCCTTGAATTCATAGAGCCTCACTCCTTGAAATATTCTCATCGATCTTTTCATGGTTCTTTTTAATGTCTTCACACCTTTCCTCCCAGGATAGGAATCTGAGATAGAGCTTGTTATAATCTTTCATTGTTAGATTTGTTTTATCGTTGTGCCCGGTGAAGGGAAGTATTTACTGGTGTTGCACTTTGCAGGAAGTTTCCATCCTATCTGAGCTCCTAACATTTAATGAGCCTTTCTCTGAAGGTGGTCTAATGCACCATGGATCGACAATGCAAACTGGAGGCTGCAAAGCGTAGTTAGCAAACTGGTGCCAAGGAACAGATCGGAGTTAATAACATCTTTGGTGAGTGCTCACGCTGGCTTAGCAGGGCAGCAGTATTAATTCAGAGTAAAGTTATACAGTGCTGAACATATAATGGCCTACTGAATGTAGGTGTAAGGATATGAGCGTTTATAAAGAAAGAACACATTTATGTAGCATATTTAATAACTCAAATACAGCTAATTAAATGTTTTCTGCCATGATGCAGAAAACAGTCCATTTGTGTGTTCTATGATCCCACTACCAGCAATCTGAGGAGGAGTTAAATTGGTTGAGAGATAAATATAGACCTGAAAACTGAGAGAACACTATTTTTGAAGTATTGCAATGGGGTTTCTTGTTTCTTCCTGGAGATGGGCTCTTGTGTCTCAACCAAATACCAGATCTGTTCTGATGTCACACCGCCTCAGAACCACACTGGTCGATTATGTTTTCAGGTTTTTGATGTTACACTTGGCCCACATAGAACACTGCCTAGTGGGTGAAGGTTGAATACTTGTGGCTTGAGGTTAACACTGCAAAACATTTTCGGACTTGTCTTTGGATCAGTCGACTGATTGTACATTCAACTCCCACTATAGAGTTTGAAGACCATTCAAGTAGAGTAGTGAGATGAGACATTAAACCAAGATGCCATCTGATTCTCTTGGGCAGAAGGTGTTCTCTCCGAGTCCTGGCCAAATGTTAACCCTCAGTAAAAGAGTAGATGGTGTAGTTATCATCAGATTGCTGTTTGTTGGACTTTCTGTGCACAAACTGATGGCAGGTTTGAGAAAGGAGGACTTTGGCCTATAGTATGTTTACAAGTCATGGGATCATTAAATAAATAAACGTAAATCATTTGTCATTACTTCAAAATGAGAAATTGAATTACACGTCACCGATTTGTAGTAAATACCTTAATAAAATTCAGGATCCTTCTGAAACCCCAGGGTACTGAGTAAAGCCATTCAGATCCTGGGTCTGGCCACTGTGGGTCGACGAGTTCCACTAAATCACGATCAGTGTGATAATTTGGTCCCTTGCTGTAATGGTAATTCTTGTGAGTGATGTAACGGGTCGTGAAGTGACCCAGTCCAAAAAAGTCTGCCGTGCCTTTGATGAAGTGTTTCTCCTGTGGAGTGAAGGCAGGCAGTCTTGAGTTGCCCAGGCCTTGCTGTGAACTTTTTCTCCCTGTTGATTGAGTAAACACCATGGTTATTTAGAATTAGTTCAAAGATTAGATATTCTGAACACTACCATTGGCTCCAATGCTAAATTTTCCCAAGTCTTGAACTGGCCCCATTTTGTCCTGGATTTTATCTGTCATGTCATTGAATTGCGTTGTCTTCATAAAAATAGTTTTACATTGCTCGGATTCAATAAAAATCTTTCACATTTTATTAAATGGAAAGAGTAGGAATGAATGCAATATAGGTTGCTGGAAATAATTCTGACCAGCAGAGTAGATAGTGGACAAGAAGAAAAACTGTTCTGTTGGCACCCTGTTGAATATATAACATGAAAATAATGTATACATGCATTTCTGATGTCATATAGGACAATGTATCTTTCCCAGGCAATGCGTCTGTGAATCCCTTCTATTTACCACTTTTGGATTTTTTCGCTTCCTGTTTAAAATTCTTTAACTGATGCTGTCCCAGGTGCTGTGACATCATGAGTTGCCATCCACTGTTCATGCATGTCGTTATGATATAATGAATCTCTGCCTTTGCCTGCCTAATATAAATCCAGGCTTAAATTGGATGGCATTTACATCCATACTGCGGTACTTCTGGGGTCACATTTTCCCACCTGGCCTACTGAAAGCAGCAGTGAAGAAGGGAAATTAAAGAACTGCAAAATTGGTGccattttaaattatattaagaaaacaaaatacATTCTGTAACATTTGCCTGGTTGCATTTTAGGCTGCTAAATAATCCATTGGAAAATCAGGATTATATGCGTCTAAACAGATTCATTTGCTCTCTGTTTTTAGTTTTTGTTGTGTCGGGTTAAGTTGCTATATAGgctttgtgtgtgtatgcatctgtgtgtggagtgtgcactcACTTTATTCCATCCTATTATTTTATACTTACCAATACAGTCTTTCATAACTTGAGGGTAGTCGCCATTGAAAATAGGGTTGGCAAACCAGCCAAGATTAAATTGGATGTATCGCTCagcagcctcaatatccttctgGCTTGTAATGTCAACTGGATCTCCCCACTCACTTGTGATGGAAATACCCACCATGCctttaatattaaaataatgtttAATAGGTACCACATGAATAGTCTTTTAAATTAGAATATATATGTTTCAGTTGTGATTTTTGAAAATCAAAATGGTTCCTGAGTTGAAGATCATCCACTATATTTGTTCTCTTTCTCCACTGGTCAAGATCTCTTGGCTTTGATATTTGCTATGTTTTGGACTAAACCATGTACTATGTAGTCTCCTGGTCTGTCAACTTCTTGATTCACAGTATGCTCTTCAAGAATATGACACAGGTCACCGTTGAGGAAAAGATAGTAGATGTCtgaattgattttggtaagccatttgataaa
The genomic region above belongs to Leucoraja erinacea ecotype New England chromosome 33, Leri_hhj_1, whole genome shotgun sequence and contains:
- the LOC129712704 gene encoding lactase-like protein isoform X2 gives rise to the protein MMQPLVLHGGLLLALPLCLTLDFDWTKDHGGSFYYGTFPAGFSWGVGSSAYQTEGAWNQDGKGLSIWDVFTHKKGKVFLNETGDSSCESYYKFKEDIALLKELKVNHYRFSISWPRIIPTGIKAEQVNGKGIDYYNELINTLQESQILPIVTLYHWDLPQVLQNKYGGWQNSSMINFFNDYANLCFEKFGDRVKHWITFNNPWSIAVEGYEVGLHAPGLKLNGIGGYRAAHNIIRAHATTWHTYDRLWRSRQKGMVGISITSEWGDPVDITSQKDIEAAERYIQFNLGWFANPIFNGDYPQVMKDCIGRKSSQQGLGNSRLPAFTPQEKHFIKGTADFFGLGHFTTRYITHKNYHYSKGPNYHTDRDLVELVDPQWPDPGSEWLYSVPWGFRRILNFIKSRYGNPRIYVTENGVSEKWQCTELCDKWRIQYMNNYVNEILKAVKDGAQVKGYTSWSLLDNFEWDEGYSERFGLYYIDFKTKHKRRYPKASVQYYRKMISSNGFPNQREIENWLRKAAETCSTTNALLAAAGRTDGTNEKQAHLPTVWPVHDEV
- the LOC129712704 gene encoding lactase-like protein isoform X3, with the translated sequence MINFFNDYANLCFEKFGDRVKHWITFNNPWSIAVEGYEVGLHAPGLKLNGIGGYRAAHNIIRAHATTWHTYDRLWRSRQKGMVGISITSEWGDPVDITSQKDIEAAERYIQFNLGWFANPIFNGDYPQVMKDCIGRKSSQQGLGNSRLPAFTPQEKHFIKGTADFFGLGHFTTRYITHKNYHYSKGPNYHTDRDLVELVDPQWPDPGSEWLYSVPWGFRRILNFIKSRYGNPRIYVTENGVSEKWQCTELCDKWRIQYMNNYVNEILKAVKDGAQVKGYTSWSLLDNFEWDEGYSERFGLYYIDFKTKHKRRYPKASVQYYRKMISSNGFPNQREIENWLRKAAETCSTTNALLAADPLINHMEMVTEIVVPTVCTLCILLSAILLMFLLRRK
- the LOC129712704 gene encoding lactase-like protein isoform X1, whose protein sequence is MMQPLVLHGGLLLALPLCLTLDFDWTKDHGGSFYYGTFPAGFSWGVGSSAYQTEGAWNQDGKGLSIWDVFTHKKGKVFLNETGDSSCESYYKFKEDIALLKELKVNHYRFSISWPRIIPTGIKAEQVNGKGIDYYNELINTLQESQILPIVTLYHWDLPQVLQNKYGGWQNSSMINFFNDYANLCFEKFGDRVKHWITFNNPWSIAVEGYEVGLHAPGLKLNGIGGYRAAHNIIRAHATTWHTYDRLWRSRQKGMVGISITSEWGDPVDITSQKDIEAAERYIQFNLGWFANPIFNGDYPQVMKDCIGRKSSQQGLGNSRLPAFTPQEKHFIKGTADFFGLGHFTTRYITHKNYHYSKGPNYHTDRDLVELVDPQWPDPGSEWLYSVPWGFRRILNFIKSRYGNPRIYVTENGVSEKWQCTELCDKWRIQYMNNYVNEILKAVKDGAQVKGYTSWSLLDNFEWDEGYSERFGLYYIDFKTKHKRRYPKASVQYYRKMISSNGFPNQREIENWLRKAAETCSTTNALLAADPLINHMEMVTEIVVPTVCTLCILLSAILLMFLLRRK